The DNA region AAGATATGTAAATGTGCAGTAGGCTAACAAGAGTTTGCAGTTTGAGCACaaatgctgcagctcctccagaCCAGCACACCAGTCTTGTCTTGTTTCCCGGCTGCTGAGTGGAGTGACAGGGATTAACTCTCCGGAGACTACAGCACGGTTGGGTGTCAGACAGATGTTGGTGATACTATTTACAGGTTTCAAAATAGGAAGTGAACAATATAGAGTAACTGAgactaaataaatattaaattcctggctggttctggtcctccacggTCCTCTCTATCAACTTCTGTTTCCATatgaccaacacatttatgtgtTATGACATGATAACTCCGGGTAAATCTGTTGtcacaaacactgcagctgaatctTTTCTCTCCGGTGTGGACTACCATGTGTGACCGTAAACTTCCTCTCTGTGTAAAAGATTTCATACAGACTGAGCAGgtgaaaggtttttctcctgtgtgcgTAACCATGTGTCTCTTCATAGTGTCCTTTGCAGTGAAAGTTTTATCACATTCAGAGCAGCTAAACGGTCTCTCGCCAGTGTGAGTtctcatgtgtctcttcagatgTCCCGTTCGGCCAAATCTCCTCCCACACTCTAagcagctgaatgttttcttacatcttgaatcatgtttcagagagtttaaagctgactgaggttctctggtctccttccaatcagcactgtcatcagtaTCAGCATCAGAAGAGTCTCCAATCTGTTCTTtagtctctggttgtaaaagtggatgtgaattcctggctggttctgaaCCTCCACTGTCCTCTCCATCAGTTTCTgactgagcttcctcttcatcgtcttcactcttcacagggacaggagtgaatgggaacttggtgatatcagcctcctccagcccttgaagctgctctccctcctgactgctccacagttgctcctgctcctctttaatgtgtgggggggcctctggctcctgctggtccacactggagctacaCACATAATGCTCAGGGGGAAAGAAATCTGCAGGAAACACAAACAAGTACAGACAACTGTTTAGTTAGTACTTTTAGCTAATTCTTTAcctgtttatttattactttagcCAACTATATTAAAGAGGATCCAGCATATAGTGCATGGTAGAGCTGTCAATCATGCTATATAATACCATTCAAatttaatgtcattttttaaaataattatagttaaaataacttttgaattaTAAACGCTTAAACGCAGCTTGTAATAAATATGTACTACCCTACTCAGGGTGTTATTGTTTAGATGACACCCACAAAAATGAATGGGAAAGAGTA from Etheostoma spectabile isolate EspeVRDwgs_2016 unplaced genomic scaffold, UIUC_Espe_1.0 scaffold00005242, whole genome shotgun sequence includes:
- the LOC116677482 gene encoding oocyte zinc finger protein XlCOF8.4 produces the protein MCKVQMLRALVEQRLTAAAEEIFGLFERTIAEYEEELCRSKEENERQRELLDAVFNPQLRVHRAGYCLYLFVFPADFFPPEHYVCSSSVDQQEPEAPPHIKEEQEQLWSSQEGEQLQGLEEADITKFPFTPVPVKSEDDEEEAQSETDGEDSGGSEPARNSHPLLQPETKEQIGDSSDADTDDSADWKETREPQSALNSLKHDSRCKKTFSCLECGRRFGRTGHLKRHMRTHTGEKPFTCSVCMKSFTQRGSLRSHMVVHTGEKRFSCSVCDNRFTRSYHVITHKCVGHMETEVDREDRGGPEPARNLIFI